A region from the Pontixanthobacter aestiaquae genome encodes:
- a CDS encoding DUF2975 domain-containing protein yields MTTQTRDPLLAAGRIIILLAQGLFALGAAALTIGFPIVLFMQGQFTEELQAEIGNPELVFPTSAILGLMLLALIVVIMAFFFLNKMRLIIDTVADGDPFVPDNSERLTAMAWLMLAIQILAIPAAGLALYITKVLEDANATIDAGIDLNGVIMVVVLFILARVFRHGTAMREDLEGTV; encoded by the coding sequence ATGACCACACAAACACGCGATCCGTTATTGGCCGCAGGGCGTATCATTATCCTGCTCGCACAAGGGCTGTTTGCACTTGGCGCCGCCGCGCTGACCATAGGCTTCCCGATCGTCCTTTTCATGCAGGGTCAATTCACCGAGGAATTACAAGCCGAAATCGGCAATCCGGAACTGGTGTTTCCGACATCAGCGATCCTCGGCCTGATGCTGCTTGCGCTCATCGTCGTGATTATGGCATTTTTCTTCCTCAACAAGATGCGCCTGATAATCGACACCGTTGCTGACGGTGACCCGTTTGTGCCGGATAATTCCGAGCGCTTGACAGCAATGGCGTGGCTGATGCTGGCGATCCAAATTCTCGCAATTCCCGCAGCAGGCCTCGCTCTCTACATCACCAAAGTGCTCGAAGATGCGAACGCAACTATAGACGCCGGGATTGATTTGAACGGCGTTATCATGGTCGTCGTCCTCTTCATCCTCGCTCGTGTGTTCCGCCACGGAACCGCGATGCGCGAAGATTTGGAAGGAACCGTCTGA
- a CDS encoding helix-turn-helix domain-containing protein, giving the protein MPPSNSNDSTNGSITVKLDDLLHDRRMTLTELAERVGLTLANLSILKTGKAKAIRFSTLEALCRELDCQPGDLLAYD; this is encoded by the coding sequence ATGCCTCCTTCCAACAGCAACGACTCCACAAACGGGAGCATTACCGTGAAACTCGATGACCTTCTCCACGACCGCCGCATGACCCTGACCGAACTGGCCGAGCGGGTCGGACTGACCCTCGCCAATCTGTCGATCCTCAAAACCGGCAAAGCCAAAGCAATCCGGTTCAGCACGCTCGAAGCCCTTTGCCGCGAGCTTGACTGCCAGCCGGGAGATTTGCTGGCCTATGATTGA